One window of the Anabaena sphaerica FACHB-251 genome contains the following:
- a CDS encoding DUF6761 family protein, which yields MLQDTQTIRYYQRLTDAFVELWNRGYRMDDMRMYLDGYLAALRQSNAIEAYLIHRLEEEASRYLYDGSNFAVVQPEPERQHGYY from the coding sequence ATGCTCCAAGACACACAAACCATCCGTTATTACCAAAGACTCACCGACGCCTTCGTCGAGTTATGGAATCGCGGTTATCGTATGGATGATATGCGGATGTATTTGGATGGATATCTAGCCGCACTGCGACAAAGCAACGCCATTGAGGCTTATCTGATTCATCGCCTGGAGGAAGAAGCAAGCCGCTACTTGTACGATGGATCAAACTTCGCTGTGGTACAGCCAGAGCCAGAAAGACAACACGGGTACTACTAA
- a CDS encoding response regulator, translating into MGSVCIEIVEGNPHLRSLLGWHLQQLEYRVHQAASIYQAREVFLSHQPTLVILDADLQDGDGIEFCRWLHRQQQPLILMLSARNNEADIVAGLKAGADDYLSKPFGMQEFLARVEALIRRKRTPTAPAYLDYGTLQIDLVQRRVRFQGEFIDLTPQEFSLLYVLAQAGGIPLSRSELLRRAWPDAIDNPRTIDTHVLSLRKKVELDPRQPNLIQTIRNVGYRFNMEILNANVPQSQTKLAKERFTNPRSTLATQST; encoded by the coding sequence GTGGGATCGGTTTGTATTGAAATCGTTGAGGGGAATCCCCATCTGAGGTCGTTGCTGGGTTGGCACTTGCAACAACTGGAATACCGAGTACATCAAGCCGCCAGTATATATCAAGCAAGGGAAGTGTTTTTAAGCCATCAACCAACCCTAGTCATTCTAGATGCGGACTTACAAGATGGTGACGGTATCGAGTTTTGCCGTTGGTTGCATCGTCAGCAACAGCCTTTAATTCTCATGTTATCTGCCCGCAACAATGAAGCTGATATAGTTGCCGGTTTAAAAGCCGGAGCAGATGATTACTTAAGTAAACCTTTTGGGATGCAAGAGTTTCTAGCTAGGGTAGAAGCACTAATTCGCCGCAAGCGGACACCAACTGCACCGGCTTACTTGGATTATGGCACTTTACAAATCGATTTGGTACAGCGCCGGGTCCGTTTTCAAGGGGAGTTTATCGATTTAACACCCCAGGAATTTAGTTTGCTGTATGTTTTGGCGCAAGCAGGTGGAATACCTTTGAGTAGGTCAGAATTACTGCGGCGTGCTTGGCCGGACGCTATTGATAATCCGCGTACCATTGACACCCATGTTTTATCACTACGCAAAAAAGTGGAACTTGATCCGCGTCAACCCAATTTAATTCAAACTATCCGCAATGTCGGATACAGATTTAACATGGAAATTTTAAACGCCAATGTTCCACAATCACAAACAAAGTTAGCTAAAGAGAGATTCACCAATCCACGTTCTACCCTTGCTACTCAAAGCACTTAG
- a CDS encoding energy-coupling factor ABC transporter ATP-binding protein, producing MLRLEQVNLFTRLKSQAQSNLPGYPILQDISFQVFPGDRITIVGSAGAGKTSLLRLINRLTEPSSGKIYLENQEYHQIPVIQLRQQVTLVQQESKLLGMTVGEALAYPLILRGLSKQQIQERVGYWQEQLQIPDLWLGRTEVQLSAGQRQLVAIARALVIQPKILLLDEPNSGLDPGKASRLMNILTQLTQTPTQTPATAILMINHQLDLAQKFSTRLLHLQQGQMLANHPAPEIDWDDLKTSLIAAEHQASEEWI from the coding sequence ATGCTCAGGCTAGAGCAAGTTAATCTGTTTACGAGGCTGAAAAGTCAGGCTCAAAGTAATTTACCTGGATACCCGATTTTACAGGATATTTCTTTTCAGGTATTTCCTGGTGATCGCATCACTATTGTTGGTTCTGCTGGTGCTGGTAAAACTTCTTTGTTACGTCTCATCAACCGTTTAACGGAACCTAGCAGCGGTAAAATTTATTTAGAAAATCAGGAGTATCACCAAATTCCTGTCATCCAGCTACGTCAACAGGTGACGCTTGTACAGCAAGAATCTAAGCTGTTGGGGATGACAGTTGGGGAAGCCTTAGCTTATCCTTTAATTTTGCGCGGCTTGTCCAAACAGCAAATTCAGGAACGAGTCGGTTATTGGCAAGAACAACTGCAAATTCCTGATCTATGGTTAGGACGCACTGAAGTACAACTTTCAGCCGGACAGAGACAATTAGTAGCGATCGCTCGTGCCTTGGTCATCCAACCCAAAATTTTACTTCTAGACGAGCCTAATTCAGGCTTAGACCCTGGTAAAGCTTCCCGTTTGATGAATATCCTCACCCAACTAACTCAAACCCCTACACAAACCCCTGCAACCGCGATTTTGATGATTAATCACCAACTTGACCTAGCCCAAAAATTCAGCACCCGCTTATTACATCTTCAGCAAGGTCAAATGTTGGCAAACCACCCAGCCCCTGAGATAGACTGGGATGACTTAAAAACCAGCTTGATAGCAGCAGAACATCAAGCATCGGAGGAATGGATTTAA
- a CDS encoding PLP-dependent cysteine synthase family protein, with protein sequence MLIYSPEPSFRSSLPTSPLYATVTEALGKVPIVRLNQIHPSCQHHHLYLKLESCNPGGSIKEKNAAYLVAEAEKQGLLLPGGTIVESSSGNFGIGLAIVGATKGYRVIIVIDAKTPVTMRRMLTAYGAELVEVPLSAADAQGSMQVARMAKAQELAANIAGAWYPCQHKNPSNTDAHAIWTAREIEAAFGGAPDAIVIGVSTAGQLGGISRYFKKYYPQTRIIGVDVAGSAIFGTPRHPYKMTGLGLSFVPPNFDPQVLDAAYSVDDALAFSVCHAMAKQEGMLLGASTGAIVAAALADAQRFTKTQTMLLLNPDRGDRYLETVYNVDWLKEQNINILQNSHLTEAIANLLPVPLDIVGRS encoded by the coding sequence ATGCTTATTTACTCTCCAGAACCAAGCTTTAGAAGCAGCTTACCAACATCACCGCTATATGCAACGGTGACAGAAGCATTAGGTAAAGTTCCCATTGTCCGGTTAAATCAAATTCACCCAAGCTGTCAACATCATCATCTCTATTTGAAACTAGAATCTTGTAATCCCGGTGGTAGTATTAAAGAAAAAAATGCAGCTTATCTTGTGGCTGAAGCCGAAAAACAAGGTTTATTGCTGCCAGGAGGTACAATTGTTGAATCTAGTTCTGGTAATTTTGGCATTGGGTTAGCAATTGTCGGTGCAACTAAGGGTTACAGGGTGATAATTGTCATTGATGCTAAAACCCCTGTCACCATGCGAAGAATGCTCACTGCTTATGGTGCAGAACTCGTCGAAGTTCCTTTGAGTGCTGCTGATGCTCAAGGTTCGATGCAGGTAGCAAGAATGGCAAAAGCTCAGGAATTAGCTGCAAATATTGCTGGTGCTTGGTATCCTTGTCAACATAAAAATCCTAGTAATACTGATGCCCATGCAATCTGGACTGCGCGGGAAATTGAAGCAGCTTTTGGTGGTGCGCCGGATGCTATAGTTATTGGAGTTAGCACAGCCGGACAATTAGGCGGTATCAGTCGCTACTTTAAAAAGTATTATCCCCAAACTAGAATTATTGGCGTAGATGTAGCAGGATCAGCGATTTTTGGTACACCCAGACACCCCTATAAGATGACTGGACTGGGTTTATCCTTCGTTCCCCCCAATTTTGATCCGCAAGTGTTAGACGCTGCTTATAGCGTTGATGATGCTTTGGCGTTTTCAGTTTGTCATGCTATGGCTAAACAAGAAGGAATGCTTTTAGGTGCTTCCACTGGTGCAATTGTGGCCGCAGCTTTAGCGGATGCCCAAAGATTTACTAAAACCCAAACTATGTTACTACTTAATCCTGACCGGGGCGATCGCTATTTAGAAACAGTTTACAATGTCGATTGGTTAAAAGAACAAAATATCAACATCCTGCAAAATTCACATCTCACCGAAGCAATTGCTAACCTGCTACCTGTACCCTTGGATATCGTCGGTAGGAGTTAA